A part of Streptomyces sp. NBC_00557 genomic DNA contains:
- a CDS encoding TadA family conjugal transfer-associated ATPase: protein MTLPGLDRADGAALLDGVRRRLAESGAEPTPARVAQALREQGRVLGDAEVLGAARQLRSELVGTGPLEPLLADPDVTDVLVSAADRVWVDRGGGLELTPVTFPDAAAVRRLAQRLAAVAGRRLDDARPWADARLPDGTRLHAVLPPVAVGCTCLALRVVRPRAFTLDELVEAGTVPPGGDRVLRALLAARLSFLVSGGTGSGKTTLLSALLSLAGPGERIVLAEDSAELRPDHPHVVRLETRPANQEGAGLVTLEDLVRQALRMRPDRLVVGEVRGPEVVHLLAALNTGHEGGCCTVHANAAADVPARLEALATAAGLDRAALHSQLAAALSVVLHLVRDRSGRRRIAEVHVLERDASGLVRTVPALRWGERAFARERGWERLRDLLGAAGGFEGGVEGESRGGSRASSGAGAGSNGGEWRK from the coding sequence ATGACCCTCCCCGGACTCGACCGCGCGGACGGCGCCGCCCTGCTCGACGGCGTCCGGCGCCGGCTGGCCGAGAGCGGCGCCGAGCCCACCCCCGCGCGCGTGGCCCAGGCCCTGCGCGAACAGGGCCGGGTGCTCGGCGACGCCGAAGTCCTCGGCGCCGCCCGTCAGCTGAGGTCCGAACTCGTCGGCACCGGCCCGCTGGAGCCGCTGCTCGCCGACCCGGACGTCACCGACGTCCTGGTGTCCGCCGCGGACCGGGTGTGGGTCGACCGCGGCGGCGGCCTGGAGCTGACCCCGGTGACCTTCCCCGACGCGGCGGCCGTACGCCGCCTCGCCCAGCGGCTCGCCGCGGTGGCCGGACGCCGGCTGGACGACGCCCGGCCGTGGGCGGACGCCCGGCTGCCCGACGGCACCCGGCTGCACGCGGTGCTGCCCCCGGTCGCCGTCGGCTGCACCTGCCTGGCCCTGCGGGTCGTACGGCCCCGGGCGTTCACGCTGGACGAACTCGTCGAGGCCGGCACCGTGCCGCCCGGCGGCGACCGCGTCCTCAGGGCACTGCTCGCGGCCCGGCTGTCCTTCCTCGTCAGCGGCGGCACGGGAAGCGGCAAGACGACCCTGCTCAGCGCCCTGCTGAGCCTGGCCGGACCGGGCGAGCGGATCGTGCTCGCCGAGGACTCGGCCGAGCTGCGGCCGGACCATCCGCACGTCGTACGGCTGGAGACCCGGCCCGCCAACCAGGAGGGCGCCGGCCTGGTCACCCTGGAGGACCTCGTCCGGCAGGCGCTGCGGATGCGGCCCGACCGGCTGGTCGTCGGAGAGGTCCGCGGACCGGAGGTCGTGCACCTGCTCGCGGCCCTCAACACGGGCCACGAAGGCGGCTGTTGCACGGTCCACGCCAACGCCGCCGCGGACGTCCCGGCACGGCTCGAGGCACTGGCCACGGCCGCCGGGCTGGACCGGGCCGCCCTGCACAGCCAGCTGGCCGCCGCGCTCTCCGTCGTCCTGCACCTCGTACGGGACCGGTCCGGGCGGCGCCGGATCGCCGAGGTGCACGTCCTGGAGCGGGACGCCTCCGGGCTGGTCCGGACCGTACCGGCCCTGCGCTGGGGCGAGCGGGCCTTCGCGCGGGAGCGGGGCTGGGAGCGGCTGCGGGACCTGCTCGGGGCCGCGGGCGGGTTCGAGGGCGGGGTCGAGGGCGAGTCCAGGGGCGGTTCGAGGGCGAGTTCAGGGGCGGGGGCGGGTTCGAATGGCGGGGAGTGGCGGAAGTGA